GGTTTCCTAACACGTAACTCAGGTTGTTTCCAGTAATATCACCATTAATGTACCCTGGAAATCCGTATGTGCTCAAGCTCTTGATATTCAACGTCCAATTGAAATATGTTAATTCCAACACTACACATGGGAAGTTGAATAAGtttaagaagaaaaatgaaaaggaacaCTTTATGCGGTAACCAAATCCTACAAAAGATTCCATAGTTTATTTTACCGCTAGTTCAGTGAAATTGGTAAACCTTTTATTTACAACTGCTGTCTTGAGAACCGGCCCTAAAGCACATATTTCAAATGACGCTGGGTGTTGGTTATATGCGTCAAAGTACAATTTTCTTACCAGGAGGGAAAATATTATAAAGCAAATGACCTGGTTCTTGAAACGTCCAATCTCCCTATCAATTTTTCATATTAATAGGCTGGTTGCCACATCCACATAAAATTTCCTATTTCATTGACAACAATTGTAGCAAAATTTCTTCCTGTTCTCCAAGCAACATTTATGGTGTTAACCTTGCCATTAGCTTAATGGAGAATTTTCCTGATAATATATGGCAAGAGAAAATCATAACTTGGGTCGAGGAAGTGGGAAGTTGCCTCAACTTGCATTCACGTGACAACAGCATATTGACGCCAGCAGATGCTTGAAATCTACTCTTAATGCCCAACTACGGCTTATTGGTGTGTTCAGACTTTTAATGACTGTTGAGGTGTGATTTTTCTTAATCAAATACTTTAAGATCAGATTGACACTTGCATAATCTTCAAGGATAGTTTGTGAAGATTCTTAACATGTGTTAGCCTTCCAGTTCGTAAAATATGTTTGCTAATGAATGCATGCATCGATAGTTGGGCTATGACACAGCAAAACTGTTGGGCCACTTCCTTCAGTGATTTGTTCGATCCTCTCTTTTACTATCCTTCCTTACTTTGCTTATCATCTTTTGTCACTTAATGATTTTTATGTTTGTTGGCATAAAGTTGGCGGAGAAGACCgaattcaatttcttcacaacCAAAGCACTGCAAATTTTGAATGTCTTAGTGAAGGCCAGGTACTTTTAGTGTTGTACCGCATCTTCATTTTTGGAAGCAAAACTACTTAATTCTAGTATCATTGTGCTGGGAGTAATGACTGTACATCCTTTAGGGATGCGACACTGTTTTTGTGACACCAACAGCTAGGACAATTGATATTGCGCTTGCATGGATCATGGTAGCTCTTCCCTGCTCTTGGGCTAATTAAATTGTGGGATTTTTCCAATATTTGGCACCTATCGGTTTTGGAAGAATATGTTGATATGCTATGTCTGCAGAAAAATGCAATTACATTGGTGGTCTCTCCCGTGACCTGTGAAAGCATATCTAAAATGCTTGAGAAGTATGTTCATACTGcaagattaattttttaaattgtttACTGTGCATAATTTGACCTTGCTTCTTTTGTCAGATACTGCTCATTTTGAGACTGTTTTCCTTGTTACATTTGTAACTGTATCCTGTCACTGTTTAAACCTTGGTGGTAAAAGAGCTAGTGTGATACAGAGCAAGAACCCTTAATCTTCCATTGTGATATTAGAAATTTATTCCATTTTACTGAGGCAAATaacttttgaagaaaaaaaaaagctattttTATCTTGTGATTGTGGCATCcaaattaatatatttttttaacagGTAAGACTTTCTAATTGCATACTAATTTTATTTGATTGAAGGTACATTTTTATTTCTGATAAAGTAGAAATTCAAGACATCACCAAGCAAACATGCATGTTTGCATTAGTTGGACCTGCAAGCAACCAAGTAAGCAATGCTAAGTTCAATAGTGAAGTTACTAGTACCTACATTAAGTTTCTTTTGCACCAAACTAATTTCTATGTTTTGTTTCATGAACAGATAATGGAGAGATTGGGCCTTATCGACCTTATTGGACAGCCTTATGGCTCACATAAACATTACAGTGTAATTTGATCTGCAAAACTTTCTCAAATGTTCATACCAAATTGCCAATACTCATTTCTGGTGGACAAAATTTTAATGCCTGGGCTGCTTGTGATGATTTTTGAATGCATGGTTAATCACCAATGAATATGCCAAAGAATTCCTAATGAGTTAACTCATTGCTGATGAAAAGAATAGTAGTTTGATAGTGTTGTTTTATTGGTGTTACATGGCTTCTATATCTCAATTGGATACCTCTAAAGATTCCTATTTATCCATTAATTGTTTGTCTTCCTTCTATCTGGTCAATTAGAGTTGAACAGAATGTCTATGCTGGTTAAATCTGTAAAACAGCCAACATATAATACACTCACAATTTCAGATCTCCATGTGTACTTCTAATCTCTGTAGTTCTTATTGGTTTTTCTCCTAAACTGAATTTTGTGTCTTTTgggaggaggggggggggggcaggGGGGCTTCTGTTGAGTGATTGTGAGAAAGGAGAGAATGAACATGAGTTTCCTGGTTTTGGTTATTATGCATATAATTGAATAAAAGCACACCAATAAATTCTCTCCCCTTCCAGTACTCAAATGACTTCATTGTTGTCATTTGCGTTGTTTTTTAGTTGTTGACATTTCTTCACCAATTTCTTAGAAGTGTTGATAGCCTAGCATACTGGACAATGGGTTAAATTGCAATGTCTTGGATGAACAAACTATAAGGTTGTCTTTATATATGAAGGTCAGTTATTTTGTGCAAATGATTTGACATGTTGAGGTCTGTACCTCATCTGTATCCCAGCATTCTCACTATGGATAATTATTGCATCGGAGATCTTATTTGGCTTAATATTCTTatttaacacacacacacacacacagacaaAAGCAAAAATAGGTCTTTGGAATGAGTAAGATTGTTAGCTAATTCAACAACACTTCCTATCCAAGAAATATGAACTTTTTCACTTGTGCAGGTAAATGGGAAGCCTGTAACTGTAGCTGTGGGAAATGTTATTTCTGAGGAAGGTTTTTCATTCTTGATGTCATCAGATAGTGCTGGAACGGTATGGAAAGCTCTTGTTGCCCAAGGTGCAATCACAATGGGTTCTGGCGCATGGGAAACATTTAGGATTCTTCaaggttttctttttgtatCTTCTTcagtttagtattttttttttaggaatttttgaatcttttccAAATTAAAGTTGCCATTCTAGATATAACCTTGTTTCATTTTGGCCTTACATGACATGTTCCCTCAACggcatttccaaactttgcttagttttatcatcttaCTCTGTTTCCTGCATTTTCTGTACTGCTAATACTGTGTCTGGCATGAAAGAAAAGTCAAATGAAGCAAAGGTCTAATTTCTCCACTGGAGGGAAGGGTGatacaagaaaatgtagaaaggaTAATTTTATCCATAATTTgataaaaaagagagagagagagagagatagataTTGTGGCAATGATCTAAATACTCTCCAGAGAAGAATTTTTTGGTACTGGATGTCAAGTGGATGTGGATATTAGATCCACTGTGCCTTATTCCCTGCCCCTTGGAGGAGAGGAGGGTCTACCAACCAGGGGCAAGGGTTTTAGTCCTTCTATTCCCTTCTTTACTTTTACCAGTGGCTCGCTATGTGTTCTCTTCtgttcattattattatttttgttgggTACACTTTCAATCATTTCATGTTTATGATATAGAGCTCTAACGTGATCAACATAAGCAGGAAGGCCAGCTCCTGGTAAAGAGCTTACAGATGAATTTAATGTTCTGGAGGCTCATCTGTGGAATGGAGTTTCTTTGAACAAAGGTCCATGATATCCTATGTGATATACTGGTGTGAATCAGTGCTTTTGTCATTGTTCTCATGTAGTAAGTAATTTTCAGGGTGTTATAAGGGACAAGAAACAATTTCTAGACTTGTAACATATGATGGTGTCAAGCAGAGGTTGTGGGGTATCAGGTTATCATCACTTGTGGAAGTGGGCAGTGCTGTTACAGTTGATGGGAAAAAGGTGCGGATTTTCTTTTGAACTAAATCTTGATTTGATTGTGTACGCACATCACATAAATTTCATTTCTGTAAAGGGTTGATATATTGTAAGTCATTTTGACTTTGGAAACTTCAAATGCAGCACTATGCTCGAGAATGATCTGTTCTTTGTTGGGATAAGTTATAAAGGAGGTTTATTGTTTTGGATTAGACAGCAACTACAATTGGAAATTGATTTATTCCTGGTCCCTTAATCTGTTTTCCTACTTAAATGAAGTTCTCTATTTGGAAAATAAACATCTGTTATAATTTGTGCAGGTTGGCAAGTTGACGAGCATCACAGCAGGTAAAAGAGCTTCTGAGCCTTTTGGATTAGGCTATATCAAGAGGAAAGCTGCATCGAAGGGAGACACTGTAATTGTTGGAGGCAATGTTGTTGGGACAGTGGTGGAAGTGCCTTTTCTTGCTCAACAGCGTGTGCTATCAAAGACTTGACACCTTGATTTCAAGTACCAAGGCAAGACTAGTTAGTCTTGTACCCTTCTTGGTTGGATTTCAAGAAGCTCAATATGTTTACATGGCTTTTTAGTTTGCTTGGAAAGATGACGGGTGAAGTTGAGCATCTGCGAGAACAATAGATTGGAGGTTTAGGGCTACTTTGTGAAAGCTTTTGTTCCTGCCAAAAACCTGGTTATGCTGCCGTATAGCAATATTCATTTTGTTTGCACAGTGTTGGTGGCTCGAGCCTTGTTACCTTATAGATTGCTACATGGAAAACTGAAGAAAAATATGTTAACATGAACTCCTAATATAAAGAAAGAGAGGTTTGCATATTGTTCCTAGAACTTCCTCATCTCAAAATTCTCTGTTCTATTCAAAGCTCAGTCATCTCCGGCAATGCATAATTTGCTTGTTCTATTCAAAGATGTATTGCTGGGATGCATCTTCAGAGATAATTTAGCATATCTATATGAGCCAGTACATTGATGTTCTGCCTAATACTAACACCATTTACATATTTCTGTGAGGCAAACTGATTAATTCTGCTAAAGACCAGAGGAACAACGACACAGGTCTTGCTGATATCAACAACAATCTTCTAGAATACGAACGACTGCCGAGCGCTGTTGTTTGCTCAAATCTGTCGGAAATTCAACAAGGAACCTGAGCCGAAGGTCTCCTCTCCTACCATGTTGTTTAGAAATGGGCATGCCTTGGTCGGGAATGATTTTCTCGTACCCTGGGAATATTATATCATCTATGGATAAATCCATTTGGTCCCCTCCTAGTAAAGGAACAGAAATTGTACATCCTGTCAAAGCCTGAACTAAGGGGATCTCAACTCCAAGCTCCAAATCATCACCTTCTCTCTTGAAAAGGGGGTGTCTTTTCTCATCGATTATGAAGATTATATCCGCTGGATGCATTCCCGGTCTCTCGTCCCCCTTCCCTTCGAATGTGATCTTCGTTCCTTTCTTCCACCCTGGCTTTACTTTGATCCTCAGTATTTCCTCTTCTTGAACAATGATCCTGTTACCACCACAATGGTAAATGCCATCAGAAGATTCTTGAGTATGACGTAGTACATATCATTAACACAGTTCTGCAATTACTTAATGTAAGTAGGTAAGGCCATTTTGTTGCTTCATTTGCTAGATTGATCCTTAATATTTGCTTTCTCAGAATCACACGTTGTTTAAAAAGTTTTTAAGTATCTAGCGTTCTAGCCTCTCAGAGAGTCCTCATTTCTAAAATTGGTGGtttcgaaaagaaaaaaaaagaggaggagaGCCTCTCAGACAAATGATGAAGGGTGAAGCATACCCTGCATTTGAGATGACATCTCTGGTTATCTTGACCTTCTTGACACATCCGTGGCATAACTCCTCCAGCGTGCATTCGAGCTTCTTCTGTATGGGCTGAGCTTTCCTCCGAGCTGTAGTCTGTGAATAAATAATGGGGTTTGTGGCTCTTTTGCTGGTTATTTTTGATAAAGAAACGAGGGGTGGCTCTGGGGTGGTCGGGGTTGATGGGGTATCAGTCCCGTTGGGACTTCTCGAATGGCCATAGAAATTTCTGGGCGAAGGAGCACCGTTGTAGATTCCCCTGTGGCTCGAACCGTCCGACGACCTTGGAGTGCCTGTAGGGGTGATGCGGGTGCTTGTGCTGGAAAGCAGCgtagggctggaaatcacgaaTTGTTCATCATCATCCGAGGAGGATCGATGGTGATATGAATTTTCCGGTGTTTTTGGATCATCATGACTGGGTCCATTTATTTCCTCTCGTTTTTTGCTACTCAGAAcctgtttttattttttcagaAAACCCAACAATGGTGTCAATGAAAATGTGAAGAATATCGCGCATCAAGGAATTCGGACAATTTTGCAAGTTTCAAAATTACGATGAATAAAGCTTTTGCATGATCTACATGCATTGCATGAGGGGGGAGGACATTGATGATATTTAACGTGTTAATAGATATAGTCTTGAAGGGAGAGGGAACAGAGAgatggaaaacaaaacaaaacaaacaatgcATATGATGAAGGGCTATTCATCAAGAAATAATTCCAAGGATAATGTTACAAACCCTGTAGGCTTCGTTGATGGTGCTGAACTTGGCTTCAGCTTCAGCTTTATTGGATGTATTTCTATCGGGATGCCATTTCATAACCAAAGATTTGTAGGCCTTGCTAATATCTGCAAGGGATGCAGCTTTGGAGATTCCAAGAATGCTATACAAATTCGCTGGAGGTGACCTCGCAACAGGATCTGCCATCACCGAGGGACGACTACAGAGAAAGAGAGCCAGATAGATGATGATGCAAGAACCAAAGGTTTCAGAGAGACGCAGAGggaaaggaagagagagaaaaagaaaggagagaatTTTGCGGAGTTTGTGACCGTACAGTTGTGTAGTAAGGCGTATGATCTCCGGAAATGGTAAGCAAAGCCAAAGTAGGAAGGGTTATGGAGcgtttttttattatataacgGCCGGTACTGGTCGAAATTCTTTTCCTCGTTACTTCGTGGGTGATGTGCATCGGACACTTGTTTAGATATACTTCATgtgtgaaatttttggaaaagtaaatttaattaggaaaactatataaatataatggaaGAAATTAACTATTAGTGGGTGCATGTACGTAATAGATTGAGTGGGATTTAGCCGCCGTTAACAGATTTTCAATGGACATGCATTACAAAAATTCTTACTTTATTACTACttgttttcaagaaatttaTCTCGTAGAATTTCTGGCTGTTAGAAATGTACAAAGAAAAATCTTCTTATactttttattggaaaatgtgTAATGCTAGAATATAAAAAGGGATTTTCATTTTGTTAATACTTATCTATTTCACATGGTCTCAGGCAATCATAAAAActcgaagaaaaaaaaaagaagttggaATAAAAATTCTGCTGACATCTAGTacttacatttttcttttttgtcagaAGAAGTCTTGCATTGTAGGCGAGAAAAGTCCGCATCTGTGCGTACATTACAAGAACGATTGCTTGATGATTGATGCTGCACAGCAGAATTTCCTGGGGAATCAAAACCAAATGCATATGCCCCAAAACTAGCTGCCAGAGGAATCTCCGAATAATATTCATGTTGAAAATGATTGATAGGTAAAATCTTAGCATTTGTGCTTGGAAACAGGATTTAAGTCCGGCTTCGATTAACCTGTAGCATTCTGAGGCTGGCAGTTTTTCTGAGGGAGGCAGTATTTACTGGTGGAACTTACAAATTTGCAGTAGGAAAAGAAGGAGACAGTAATGTCTCTAAAACAATTCCTCTAGAATGCAAGGTAAATGGCCAAAAACCAAACCTTTGAAGCCGtgaattcctttcatttttcttttttttaatcattgttCGCACAAAGGAAGAGATTATGTTGATATCATATTCATACCATTGAGATATGGGTAATATATATCAGTGGATTGATGTTTTGTCAGTAGTTGAAATGGTCAGCTCATCTAGCGCAAAAGCTTGGACTTGTTTCAAATGGAGTTATGTGTCTGCTTCCCCAATGATTTTATAGTATATGAACTCTTAAGAGCTATAATCTGgtccaaaattttgaattgaaaCTGCTTTCTTTAATGTATATTAAAAAAAGTAAACTACCAAATATGAGCTATGAAACAGATTGTTTTATCTGATGCCTACCGGATGTATATACAGAGTATAAGGTACTTCTATCAGTATAACTTGGCCTATCTGATACTGCAGGGACCTCAATATCTCCTTCAAGCATTTTCAGGGCATCCAAAATGTTAGGCCTTAAAGCCACCATGAGATGAGAACACAGAATTCCCACCATCAAAAATCTCTCCATTACCCCCATAGGATTTCTGCTTGTTGACTCTGCATTTCTCAGCAGTGAAGGATCAAGAACTTCCTCCATCTTCCCAACTTTAACAAGTGACCAAACCCAATCTGCGATAAAGAATATGTCGCGAGAATCAGCAGAGGATGACAGGTCCAGAGCTTTTTTCCCGGTCATGATTTCCAGAACCACGATTCCAAAGCTATAAACATCACTCTTATCAGTCAATTGCCCGTAAAGTGCGTATTCAGGAGCTAGATATCCATGAGTTCCTGCCACTCTGGTTGTAAGATGAGATCCACTGTCTCTACCTTGTCTTGCTAGCCCAAAATCTGCAACTCGTGCTCTCATATGTGCATCTAATAATATGTTTGTGGCCTTGATATCTCTGTGATAAATCGAGGGCTTTACCCCATAATGAAGATAAGCTAGAGCCTTGGCAACATCCAAGATTATGTTCTTCCTCTGAGGCCAAGTTAAGGGCTTTCTGCGAATCCTTTTATGACGTTCTCGAGAAGAGAACAAATGATCGTTTAGATTTCCATTCGGCATATAATCATAAACCAAGTATCTATGGCTCTGATTTCTTTTTGAGACGCAACATCCTCTTAGTGACACTAGATTTCGATGCCTCAAATTGCCGATGATTTCAACTTCATTTAAAAACTCAGCATCCCCTTCAAATTCGGGGTCGGTGATTTTCTTGACAGCAACCACAGTCCCATCCCTCAAAATTCCCTTGTACACAATTCCAAATTGACCTCTCCCAATGAAGTTCTTCGGCGAGAAATAATCAGTTGCCTCCTCAAGTTCTTTAATCTTGAACCATAAAGATCCAGCCATAGGGCTCCAATTTCGCCATGagccatcatcatcatcatcatcatcatcaacatCATGGTCAGCCTCCAAAGCCTTTTCGTCTTCTGGATatctcttcctttttctcctACTTTTCCAGAAAGTGTAAAAAACCACTAAAATACAAATGACAGCAATAGTAGAACCAGCTGCAGCAGCCCCAGAAACGAGAGCTAATTTCCCCATACTGTCAGAATCAGATCTCCTATTCGAGGACATGGGCAGTCCAAAGATACACGAGACTGCACCTAAGCTCTCGGGGCCTAACTGATTCACGATACCTGCAGCATATAGAACGGTGTAGTAAAAGCAACCTCTGGCATGAGAACTATTGCGGTCAACGGCCAGCAGTTGAGAATGAACCTTAAAACCAGCTTGCACACAGGCATCACAGAAAGTCAGATCAGATACGTCTGGCCAGCAGGCAGGGTCCAGGGAGGTAGACGGGCCGACCGCATCCAGCCAGTCTTGCTTGGTATGGATATTGGCACACATATTAGTACCCTTTACAAAATGCACAGGTTCAAAACACATTGATGTCAGATGGGATGGTAAGGAGAGGGAATCGAGCTTCGATTGGAAATCCGATAAACAAGAAATGGAAGTGTTAAGGTCTGGAAGTCTGAAATGATTGGTCTGTTTCAGGTTTTGAGCAAGGCCAATGCCGTAGAGGCTGGTTAGCGTCTGGCAGCATATGCTAGAAGCAGAACTGCTGCCGTCACGAGTCTCATGACCATTTGTTTTGGTGTTCTGCCGGTGATTCTGGCAGGCAGATGAATCCCAGGGTACAGTTAGAACATAACTCAGGTTTATGGGACAGGAACCTGAGACTGAGACTAGATTTGTGTCAACAATGAGAAGTATTGACACTGAAACTATGATCACAATATGAAGCATCATCTTTACCTAAAACTACATCATATGGAGTACTAGAAAGAAGAGGAAACTGGTAACCCCTTTCTAGAATAGAGAAGATGGAGAGTTGTTTTATACCAAATTGCTTGTGTTATAAAATTCATGACCACAGATCTTAATTTCGCTCAAGAATTTCCACAATCTTTCGTCAATATTAGAAGTTACTGACGATCATTGAATTTTTATATCTATTCAGCTCTTCTCAGATGTTTCCAAGTGAAAATGACAAGCGGGTAGGTAATATTGAATTGCATGCTCTATTCAGCCCTCCCAGTCACAGTTCACACTGTGAAGGGTAGCTGAGACTAAGTCGGAATTAATCACATCCGATCCCACAACAGAACATATGTAGAGAGGCCCAAACTCCAATACAGGCCAACTAAAAGTAAAACCAACAGTCAACTCATCATTACTAAAAGCTGCTAGAAGATAGAACAATCAAAAGGTGGCATAATTTCCTTCGACAATTTCCTCTGCCAAGAACGGACGAACCAAACATCTGCTCTCAGGCCTTGGCTAAAGAAGTGACAGGAACCCAAAAGAGGGCTTTCTTTAATTACCAAATGTCAACAAAGGCGAATGCAGATTTCCATGCAAGAGTATTTTAGAAACGGCGTTCTACCACTAAGAGCATAATATTGTAAGGTATTTCTACTGCAGCTAAAAAGACATACAGGTCTTAATGTTCATGTCACAAGTATTTAAAGCATTCAAACTTGATGATAAGCATATCTTTTAGGTACAGCTAAAATATTTCATTATGATCTATGGAAGACTGTGCAGGGAAACGAAATAGAAGTAAATCCCTCGATCAGATGTGAGCAAATAACTAGTTGTATCAATGTTTGTTGTAGTAGTATTTTGTGTCTTGATAATTTCTTGTAGTAGTATTAGTTTTACATACTTGATGGGAGATTATTTTCCTTTGTATACTTGGGACCTCATATTTATCATTTCAAGTCTCTTTCCGAAATAAAAATCTTGATTATCAGTCTAACATATggtatttgattgttttgactgcttcttttattttattattattagttattATTTGACCCTTTTTCCTCACAAAAATTCTTGGCTTGATTTAAAGTCAAGTCCTACCGTGTACTTTCTAGGTTATTGGTAGACTTGGAAAGCTGCGCTGACGTACCCAATATTCCTAAAGGTTTTAAGAAATACTAATAAATATCCATTGGAACCGTGGGAATTAAGAAGAGCGGCATTAATTGTGGTCACAGCCATTTCAAAGCTTAGAAGATTCCTTCCATCTCTTCTTCACTTGTTCCTGATCAATTTGCCTGCAATGCATGAGTGGTAAGTTTTGGTATTCAAGCAGTAAATTTTGTTAAGTTCATAAATCCAAGTGTttactttaaaaaaagaaaaaaaaaaactcatcgtTCAACTGGGGTGGGGTGCCTTGAAGCAAACATTTTTCGTGAGTGTGTCTGTAGGTTTACCATGTTTTTGGATCATTGGCTGATAAACCATCAAAGCAACACAAAAGCAAAGAGCATTTAACAATAGTACTTTTGGATTATCAAAGGTTGGAACTTAAGTTACGGAAAATTAGTTATCAAACGCTCTAAAGTACTTCTAATATTTAAACGCAATTTTTTTGGGACTAAAGCTCTGTTTGGAATTGTGGTGATTTAAAAAAGAAGCGCTTCTGATAAAAGTGCTTAAAGTTACAAAAAAAGTTGGGTTCTTTAAGTTGCAAAAAATTAATTATCAAATATCGTAAAAATGCTTTTAGTGCTTAAAAGAGAATTTTTTTATAAACGCATCGCAATCAATCATAAACGGTGTCTAAGACGACGACTAATAGTATCAACATCAGCGCAGACCACACCACCGTTACTGTCATTAGTCTCGTTAGTAGTTAGCT
This portion of the Coffea arabica cultivar ET-39 chromosome 2e, Coffea Arabica ET-39 HiFi, whole genome shotgun sequence genome encodes:
- the LOC113731866 gene encoding putative transferase At1g60990, chloroplastic isoform X1, encoding MSWITGTAPASATSAPVNLFPPPSSSAPARYSVLPPHYTRLYYPTSTSYRFTRRSRQPLLSYTLSSLPSLPHLKDAFRALPFHLSPPPIDHDHDHSFFTQDTVTNADDRISIEAFHSDDEALDAAEKGAVVVDLSHYGRIRVGGEDRIQFLHNQSTANFECLSEGQGCDTVFVTPTARTIDIALAWIMKNAITLVVSPVTCESISKMLEKYIFISDKVEIQDITKQTCMFALVGPASNQIMERLGLIDLIGQPYGSHKHYSVNGKPVTVAVGNVISEEGFSFLMSSDSAGTVWKALVAQGAITMGSGAWETFRILQGRPAPGKELTDEFNVLEAHLWNGVSLNKGCYKGQETISRLVTYDGVKQRLWGIRLSSLVEVGSAVTVDGKKVGKLTSITAGKRASEPFGLGYIKRKAASKGDTVIVGGNVVGTVVEVPFLAQQRVLSKT
- the LOC113731866 gene encoding putative transferase At1g60990, chloroplastic isoform X2, whose amino-acid sequence is MSWITGTAPASATSAPVNLFPPPSSSAPARYSVLPPHYTRLYYPTSTSYRFTRRSRQPLLSYTLSSLPSLPHLKDAFRALPFHLSPPPIDHDHDHSFDTVTNADDRISIEAFHSDDEALDAAEKGAVVVDLSHYGRIRVGGEDRIQFLHNQSTANFECLSEGQGCDTVFVTPTARTIDIALAWIMKNAITLVVSPVTCESISKMLEKYIFISDKVEIQDITKQTCMFALVGPASNQIMERLGLIDLIGQPYGSHKHYSVNGKPVTVAVGNVISEEGFSFLMSSDSAGTVWKALVAQGAITMGSGAWETFRILQGRPAPGKELTDEFNVLEAHLWNGVSLNKGCYKGQETISRLVTYDGVKQRLWGIRLSSLVEVGSAVTVDGKKVGKLTSITAGKRASEPFGLGYIKRKAASKGDTVIVGGNVVGTVVEVPFLAQQRVLSKT
- the LOC113731867 gene encoding uncharacterized protein, whose protein sequence is MADPVARSPPANLYSILGISKAASLADISKAYKSLVMKWHPDRNTSNKAEAEAKFSTINEAYRVLSSKKREEINGPSHDDPKTPENSYHHRSSSDDDEQFVISSPTLLSSTSTRITPTGTPRSSDGSSHRGIYNGAPSPRNFYGHSRSPNGTDTPSTPTTPEPPLVSLSKITSKRATNPIIYSQTTARRKAQPIQKKLECTLEELCHGCVKKVKITRDVISNAGIIVQEEEILRIKVKPGWKKGTKITFEGKGDERPGMHPADIIFIIDEKRHPLFKREGDDLELGVEIPLVQALTGCTISVPLLGGDQMDLSIDDIIFPGYEKIIPDQGMPISKQHGRRGDLRLRFLVEFPTDLSKQQRSAVVRILEDCC
- the LOC113731870 gene encoding probable receptor-like protein kinase At1g11050, translated to MMLHIVIIVSVSILLIVDTNLVSVSGSCPINLSYVLTVPWDSSACQNHRQNTKTNGHETRDGSSSASSICCQTLTSLYGIGLAQNLKQTNHFRLPDLNTSISCLSDFQSKLDSLSLPSHLTSMCFEPVHFVKGTNMCANIHTKQDWLDAVGPSTSLDPACWPDVSDLTFCDACVQAGFKVHSQLLAVDRNSSHARGCFYYTVLYAAGIVNQLGPESLGAVSCIFGLPMSSNRRSDSDSMGKLALVSGAAAAGSTIAVICILVVFYTFWKSRRKRKRYPEDEKALEADHDVDDDDDDDDGSWRNWSPMAGSLWFKIKELEEATDYFSPKNFIGRGQFGIVYKGILRDGTVVAVKKITDPEFEGDAEFLNEVEIIGNLRHRNLVSLRGCCVSKRNQSHRYLVYDYMPNGNLNDHLFSSRERHKRIRRKPLTWPQRKNIILDVAKALAYLHYGVKPSIYHRDIKATNILLDAHMRARVADFGLARQGRDSGSHLTTRVAGTHGYLAPEYALYGQLTDKSDVYSFGIVVLEIMTGKKALDLSSSADSRDIFFIADWVWSLVKVGKMEEVLDPSLLRNAESTSRNPMGVMERFLMVGILCSHLMVALRPNILDALKMLEGDIEVPAVSDRPSYTDRSTLYSVYTSGRHQIKQSVS